From the Planctomycetota bacterium genome, the window CCAGCTCGACAAGCTGGGGGTCACAAGTTCGAGTCTTGTATCGCCCACTGCCCCGGTTTTGCCGGGCTTCGCCTTGCATGGCGGACCCCAGCAGAACCGGGGCTTTTTTCTGCGCTGGCCTCTGGGCGTGCGCATTCCTGTCATCGTCAGCGACGACTTGTCGTGGCTCATTCCCTCACGAGCCCCTCAAACGTCTGCTTAAAATCCTCTTCCGTCAGCGCCGTATCGAACAGCCCCACCTCCGTCCACTTGTGCCGGCTCACGCCCATGTACCGCAAGCTGGCATCCTCGTAGCGACGGAACTTCCAGACGGCATCGTTCATCAGCGCGCTGTTGAACACGCCCAGACTCACCAGCCGCTCGAAGTCCTCGGTCGTCAACCCGGTCACGCGCTTAAACAGCTTGGGCTCCAGCTTGGTGATCACGTCCTTCAATCGCTGCTCGCGGAAGTCGGTCAAATACATGAACACCGGCACGCGCGCCGCGAACTTGATCAGCTTTTCCTGCACCTGCTTGCGCAGACTCTTGCGCTCTTTCTCGGCCTCGGTCAGTTCCTTCTTTTCCTTGGCGCTCGGCTCGTCCCCTTCGCCCGCTTTGCGCTTGGCATCCTTGATCTGCTCGGAGCGGTTGATAATCGTCTCGAGGTCGGCGTTCAGGTTGCGAAAGCCCTCGATCGCCATCAGCGCCGCCATTGCCGCCTGGTCGTTCATCAGCCGGTTCAGCGTCGAATCGTCCACGTTCACCAGCAGCACGCTTTCCCAGCGCTTGGCCAGCAGCGTCGCGCTGGTGCCGGCCGTGGCGATGTCCAAAATCGCGGCCGCGTCCAACTGACGCATCGAACTGCCGTCGTATTGCAGCACCGGCAAGAACCCCACCAACTCCCCCACCCGCTGTTCGGCCGTGGTGTCATCGGTGGCCAGTCGCGAACCATAGTCGGCAATCTGGCGCAGCGCCCGGTTCGGCGCGAAGTCAAATACATAGCACTCCGGCTTGACGACAATCTCCTGCCCCTGCTCGTCTTTGACCGTCCAGGGAGATTGCACGCGAAATGCGGCCTGAAAATACGTCTCGGGGCTGCTGCATTTGCGCAGCATCAGCATCCCCGCCCAGGGACGCACGGTCACGCCCGTCGTCAGCTTGCCGCAGGACAGGGTGATGCTCTTGCTCGCCAGCGGCTCGTCCATCGCCGCGAGCACCGGCGGCAGCGCCTTGGCGCCGACGCCCGCGTCCGAGCCAGCCGCCACCACCACGTGGTAATCCTGATAGAAGGTGTTGTTCTTGGCCTTCAGCAATCGCGCCATCGCCTGGCACGACGCCACGCTGGGCAAGAACCAGAACGAATGCTGCAACACGCCCAGCAGCCGCGCATCGCTAAACGGCAACGGCGGGCGGTCCTTGCCCAGCTTCAAGTCGTCGACCGTCGTGCCGCGGAACGCGCCACGGATCAGGTCGAGCCACTTTTGCACTTCGTTCTCGTGTTCGAACTTGGCGTCGTCTCCTTCCCCTTCGGCCCGAAAGAACTCGTTCAAGTCGAACTCGTTGAACTCTCCTTCCTCGGCCACTTGTCGAATGTCGTCGGGCAGCGTGTAGGTCATCAACACCAGTCGCGGCAAGCTGGCATAGGGGTTCGGCCCCGGGCCTTTCCAGTCGCGCTTGGCCCGCTGCTCGTCGCTGTAGGTCCAATTGTAAATCTGATCTTCGATGAACTCGCCCGACGCCAACGCCCGGAACGGCGTGCCCGACAGATACAAGTAATGCGCCGTGTCGATCGGCAGGATCGACTCGTCGAATTCCACTTCGGCCTTGGTCACTTCCTCGGCCACTTCGCCGGTCTCTTCCTCGTCGGCGCCGAACAATCCCTTGGCATTCTCGCGCCAGGCGCCATAGTGGTACTCGTCCAACACGACGCAATCCCACGCGGTCTGGTGTACCCAGGCGTTGCGCGGCTTGATGGCCCCGCTGGGCGTGCGCTGCAAAAAGTCCTGAAAGCTGCCAAAACAAACGATCGGCCGCTGTTTGTCCGCTTGTTCATAGGTCAGTTCGCCGTCGCGCGTGATGAACTGCCAGCCTGCAAAGTCGCGGTGTTGCTGCAAGTCCTCGGACCAGGCATGCAGCACCGCTGGTTTGAACGTCAGCACCAGCACCTTGCGCCAGCCCATTTGCCTGGCCAGTCGATACGTGGCAAAGGTCTTGCCGAACCGCATCTTGGCGTTCCACAAGAAATGTGGCGTATGCCCCGGCTGCTCGGTCTTGGCCCGCTGGAAGTAATCGGCGGTGCGCTCGATGGCGTCTTGTTGCTCGGGGCGCGGGCCAAAGCTCAGCGTGCGGTCTTCGACGTTGGCGGTTCGATCGCGCACGGCCACGACGGCGGCCCGCACTTGCGCGACCGAGCATTTGAACCATTCGTGCGACGGGTTCTTGATGCCGCGGGCGCGGAGGTGGCGGTGGACTTCGTGGTCGGTAAAGCTCGACCCGTCCGAGCGCATGGCCGGCTCGATCAGTTCGATGCGATAGGCGTTGAGGCCCGAGGGGAACTGCTCGGCGATCCGGTCGGCGGCGACGCGCTCGGTGTAGCCGACCTTGAGC encodes:
- a CDS encoding GIY-YIG nuclease family protein, which produces MSIDQFFPARPPAAPTIYAFASTHPDHAGLLKVGYTERVAADRIAEQFPSGLNAYRIELIEPAMRSDGSSFTDHEVHRHLRARGIKNPSHEWFKCSVAQVRAAVVAVRDRTANVEDRTLSFGPRPEQQDAIERTADYFQRAKTEQPGHTPHFLWNAKMRFGKTFATYRLARQMGWRKVLVLTFKPAVLHAWSEDLQQHRDFAGWQFITRDGELTYEQADKQRPIVCFGSFQDFLQRTPSGAIKPRNAWVHQTAWDCVVLDEYHYGAWRENAKGLFGADEEETGEVAEEVTKAEVEFDESILPIDTAHYLYLSGTPFRALASGEFIEDQIYNWTYSDEQRAKRDWKGPGPNPYASLPRLVLMTYTLPDDIRQVAEEGEFNEFDLNEFFRAEGEGDDAKFEHENEVQKWLDLIRGAFRGTTVDDLKLGKDRPPLPFSDARLLGVLQHSFWFLPSVASCQAMARLLKAKNNTFYQDYHVVVAAGSDAGVGAKALPPVLAAMDEPLASKSITLSCGKLTTGVTVRPWAGMLMLRKCSSPETYFQAAFRVQSPWTVKDEQGQEIVVKPECYVFDFAPNRALRQIADYGSRLATDDTTAEQRVGELVGFLPVLQYDGSSMRQLDAAAILDIATAGTSATLLAKRWESVLLVNVDDSTLNRLMNDQAAMAALMAIEGFRNLNADLETIINRSEQIKDAKRKAGEGDEPSAKEKKELTEAEKERKSLRKQVQEKLIKFAARVPVFMYLTDFREQRLKDVITKLEPKLFKRVTGLTTEDFERLVSLGVFNSALMNDAVWKFRRYEDASLRYMGVSRHKWTEVGLFDTALTEEDFKQTFEGLVRE